The following coding sequences lie in one Candidatus Nealsonbacteria bacterium genomic window:
- the murB gene encoding UDP-N-acetylmuramate dehydrogenase — translation MVPKFKKNIKLAPYTTFKIGGAAKYFFTARTKKELIRAIGESKKMKIPVFVLGQGSNLLVADNGFDGLVIKIQNSNFKTKGLEVFAEAGVSLSKVVNESAEKGLSGLGWARGIYGTVGGAIRGNAGAFGGEIKDVIGEVEAYDAKTEKIRAFKVNECCFKYRESIFKKRENLIILSAVFKLKKGEKNKIKKDIKGYLDYRIKNHPLDFPSAGSVFKNPPQKSAGELIEKCGLKGKIIGKAQISSKHANFIINLGGAKADDVLNLINLAKRKVKEKFKIELREEIKYLGF, via the coding sequence ATGGTTCCTAAATTTAAAAAAAATATTAAATTAGCTCCCTATACAACCTTTAAAATTGGAGGCGCTGCGAAATATTTTTTTACAGCTAGAACGAAAAAAGAATTAATCAGAGCGATAGGAGAATCAAAGAAAATGAAAATCCCAGTTTTTGTTTTAGGACAAGGAAGCAATCTTTTGGTTGCAGACAACGGATTTGACGGATTAGTTATAAAAATCCAAAATTCTAACTTTAAGACCAAAGGACTTGAAGTCTTTGCAGAAGCGGGTGTTTCTTTATCGAAAGTGGTCAATGAATCGGCGGAAAAAGGGCTTTCAGGATTAGGGTGGGCGAGAGGAATTTATGGAACCGTTGGCGGAGCAATAAGAGGCAATGCCGGAGCTTTTGGCGGGGAAATTAAAGATGTTATAGGAGAAGTAGAGGCTTATGACGCTAAAACCGAGAAAATCAGAGCTTTTAAAGTAAATGAATGTTGTTTTAAATATCGAGAGAGTATTTTTAAAAAAAGAGAAAATTTAATTATTCTTTCGGCCGTCTTTAAATTAAAAAAAGGTGAAAAAAACAAAATTAAAAAAGATATAAAAGGTTATTTAGATTATCGAATCAAAAATCACCCTTTAGATTTTCCATCGGCCGGGTCTGTTTTTAAAAATCCTCCTCAAAAATCAGCCGGTGAGCTGATTGAGAAATGCGGACTGAAAGGAAAAATCATTGGTAAAGCTCAAATTTCTTCAAAACACGCTAATTTTATAATCAATTTAGGCGGAGCTAAAGCCGATGATGTTTTAAATTTAATTAATTTGGCAAAGAGAAAAGTAAAAGAAAAATTTAAAATTGAACTAAGAGAAGAAATCAAATATTTAGGATTTTAA
- the raiA gene encoding ribosome-associated translation inhibitor RaiA, with protein MKIIIKTTNIDLTPSLKDYAEKKIGELEKFLQRIGEKGQDFEKGKPSYEAWVELERTTHHHHKGKVFRAECQIRLPGRSLRAESIKEDMYLAIDEVKDELQGEIDRYKQKQVSRYKRMARRIKNFLLFR; from the coding sequence ATGAAAATTATTATTAAAACAACCAATATTGACTTGACCCCCTCACTGAAAGATTATGCTGAAAAAAAAATAGGGGAGCTGGAAAAGTTTCTTCAGCGAATTGGGGAAAAAGGTCAAGATTTTGAAAAAGGGAAACCTTCTTACGAGGCTTGGGTAGAGCTGGAAAGGACCACTCATCATCACCATAAAGGAAAAGTTTTTCGAGCCGAATGCCAAATAAGGTTGCCCGGCAGAAGTTTGAGAGCTGAATCAATTAAAGAAGACATGTATTTGGCAATTGATGAGGTCAAGGACGAATTACAGGGAGAAATTGACCGATATAAACAAAAACAGGTTTCAAGATATAAAAGAATGGCCCGAAGAATTAAAAATTTTCTTTTGTTCCGATAA
- a CDS encoding O-antigen ligase family protein produces MNKFNNIKELKIDSYSVFLGKLLERMCLFIIKIGTYLILFTPIILSGKFFFPFVGPKSLYFFGLSEIIFLFYVILAIFYPKYRPKLNILLIAIIVFIIASIVSSVFGADFSQSFWSKYERMTGLLMWFHLFTFFIVVSSVFKRKDWFRIFEFSIMVSILIGFLMLLGQTKINPLEKMGLGTRGGATLGNSSFLATYLMFNAFFALYLFVINIGKKNHNFQNESFFSFIKIKEFDIFYPASFIFLVLCLLLSTGRAAAIAFFCGMILIFLLKIIFYEKGILKIAAIIILTVTSLSFAVVLFFSIQLQDNFVQKFLLEKVGLSAKARLYVWETGWNAWLEKPLLGWGPENFHYAYFKNFNPKMLLPEAGADLWYDRAHNIVVDLLVSNGIIGFFSYLGILGAVFYVSWKKYFTERVDFSIAVIFSAALIAYFIQNLTVFDMVNSLVMFFLILGFIGSVASERKKDFEKKLIPPNPLIILIIFVVFCFSFFNFVIQPLRADNYTVVALKSSNIDERVSLYKKTLAISSLGRKEIRETFTQYASMLSQQELSQQVPEDYQKKELDFAIDAMKENIKEQPLLYTSYLSLGRLYNIYGRFDSSKFDLSEEVLKKAIEIGPGNQQGYWALAQTELFKNKPEEAMSLAKKAIDLEPRAERSHLVAIQIAQIIARVTGNTSFVQERVDEALKINPDWRTDIEPILKSI; encoded by the coding sequence ATGAATAAATTTAATAATATAAAAGAATTAAAAATTGATTCTTATTCTGTTTTTTTAGGAAAATTACTAGAAAGAATGTGCTTATTTATCATAAAAATAGGCACATATTTGATATTATTTACCCCCATCATTTTATCGGGCAAATTCTTTTTTCCTTTTGTAGGGCCTAAAAGTCTTTATTTTTTTGGTTTAAGCGAAATAATTTTTCTTTTTTATGTAATTTTAGCGATTTTCTATCCTAAATATAGGCCGAAATTAAATATTTTATTAATAGCTATAATTGTATTTATAATTGCCTCTATTGTTTCCTCTGTTTTCGGAGCGGATTTTTCTCAGAGTTTTTGGTCAAAATACGAAAGAATGACGGGTCTTTTAATGTGGTTTCATCTTTTTACTTTTTTCATAGTTGTTTCTTCTGTTTTTAAAAGAAAGGACTGGTTTAGAATTTTTGAATTTTCGATAATGGTTTCTATCTTAATAGGTTTTTTAATGCTTTTAGGCCAAACCAAGATTAATCCTCTTGAAAAAATGGGTTTGGGCACTCGAGGAGGGGCTACTCTGGGAAACAGTTCTTTTCTGGCTACTTATTTAATGTTTAACGCTTTTTTTGCCCTATATCTTTTTGTTATTAATATAGGAAAAAAAAATCATAACTTTCAAAATGAATCTTTTTTTTCTTTTATTAAAATAAAAGAATTTGATATTTTTTATCCGGCAAGCTTTATTTTTCTTGTTTTGTGCTTACTTTTAAGTACCGGTCGAGCGGCAGCTATTGCTTTTTTTTGCGGAATGATTCTTATCTTTTTATTAAAAATTATTTTTTATGAAAAAGGAATTTTAAAAATAGCTGCGATTATTATTTTGACGGTCACTTCTTTAAGTTTTGCTGTGGTTTTATTTTTTTCAATCCAATTGCAAGATAATTTTGTTCAAAAGTTTTTACTTGAAAAAGTCGGTCTTTCCGCTAAGGCAAGATTATATGTTTGGGAAACAGGCTGGAACGCTTGGCTAGAGAAACCATTGTTAGGCTGGGGTCCGGAGAATTTTCATTATGCTTATTTTAAAAATTTTAATCCTAAAATGTTATTACCGGAAGCCGGAGCTGATTTGTGGTATGACCGAGCCCATAATATTGTGGTTGATTTATTGGTTTCTAACGGTATTATCGGATTTTTTAGCTATCTTGGAATCTTAGGCGCAGTTTTTTATGTATCTTGGAAAAAATATTTTACCGAAAGAGTTGATTTTTCAATTGCAGTAATATTTTCTGCGGCTTTAATTGCTTATTTTATTCAAAATCTTACTGTTTTTGATATGGTGAACAGTCTGGTAATGTTTTTTTTAATTTTAGGTTTTATAGGAAGTGTTGCCTCTGAAAGAAAAAAAGATTTTGAAAAAAAATTAATCCCTCCTAATCCTCTTATTATATTAATTATTTTTGTTGTTTTTTGTTTTTCTTTTTTTAATTTTGTTATTCAACCTTTAAGGGCCGATAATTATACGGTAGTGGCTCTTAAATCTTCAAATATTGACGAAAGAGTATCTCTTTATAAAAAAACATTAGCTATTTCTTCCTTGGGTAGAAAAGAAATAAGAGAAACCTTTACCCAATATGCATCAATGCTTTCCCAGCAAGAATTATCCCAACAGGTTCCGGAAGATTATCAAAAAAAGGAGCTTGATTTTGCAATTGACGCAATGAAAGAAAATATTAAAGAACAACCCCTACTCTATACTTCTTATTTATCTCTCGGCAGGCTTTATAATATTTACGGACGTTTCGATTCCTCCAAGTTTGACTTGTCAGAAGAGGTTTTAAAAAAAGCAATAGAAATAGGGCCTGGTAATCAACAGGGTTACTGGGCTTTAGCTCAAACAGAGCTTTTTAAAAATAAACCCGAAGAAGCTATGTCTTTAGCTAAAAAAGCCATAGACTTAGAGCCTAGAGCCGAAAGATCTCACTTAGTAGCAATTCAAATCGCTCAAATAATAGCAAGGGTAACCGGCAATACGAGTTTTGTTCAAGAAAGAGTTGATGAGGCCCTTAAAATTAATCCTGATTGGCGGACAGATATTGAGCCTATTTTAAAATCAATATAA
- a CDS encoding nucleoside-diphosphate sugar epimerase/dehydratase has product MKELLKKIKRTPTTRKIFFLLNDLFLIPLAVYLSFFLRFEAEIPGQYFGAIIIMAVLALFFLIPIFNFNKLYSFSWSFVSAEELISLAKSSIVGFSILGAIFFIFKDKAIFYGFPRSTFVVSFFLIILFCGGIRFAKRVYLQIFERKFSELKEKTLIVGAGDAGEQIARSILILKSSFFYPVGFIDDNDIKQGVTIHGLKVLGRIDDIPKIVKENQIKNIIIALSSVGSSVIKKAVEKSRESGIKKIKIIPSVAEIIDGQISLADLKELKVEYLLQREPVFLDLSLIENFIKNKKILITGAAGSIGSELSRQIAKFNPALIILLDQDETGIFNISEQLRGKFPSLNFSAEIADIQDNDKIDYLFKKFQPQVLFHAAAYKHVHLMEEHPDEAVKNNIFGTKTVAEAAMKYGLEKFIFISSDKAVKPSSVMGATKRIGEMVCQFLNKKGVTKFISVRFGNVLDSRGSVIPIFKEQIKKGGPIEVTHPEMKRYFMLISEACLLVMQAAEMGQGGEVFVLDMGKPIKILNLAKDLIRLSGLEPDKDIHIVFTKPRPGEKLFEEILTAEEGVLVTKNQNIFSAKLSEVNEEKLENSLKELEVAAKERKKEAVLAVFKKLIPYFENL; this is encoded by the coding sequence TCTTAATTCCGATTTTTAATTTTAATAAGCTTTATTCTTTTTCTTGGTCTTTTGTTAGCGCCGAAGAGCTTATATCTTTAGCTAAGTCTTCTATTGTAGGATTTTCTATTTTAGGCGCAATTTTTTTTATATTTAAAGATAAAGCTATTTTTTATGGTTTTCCCCGCTCTACTTTTGTTGTGAGCTTTTTTTTGATAATTTTATTTTGCGGAGGAATTCGTTTTGCAAAAAGAGTTTATTTGCAAATTTTTGAAAGAAAATTTTCTGAATTAAAAGAAAAAACTCTGATTGTTGGAGCCGGTGATGCGGGAGAACAAATTGCAAGAAGTATTTTAATTTTAAAATCCAGTTTTTTTTATCCGGTTGGTTTTATCGACGACAATGATATAAAACAAGGGGTTACCATCCACGGATTGAAAGTTTTAGGGAGAATCGATGATATCCCTAAGATAGTTAAAGAAAATCAAATAAAAAATATAATTATTGCTTTATCTTCTGTCGGATCAAGTGTTATTAAAAAAGCGGTAGAAAAAAGCAGAGAATCCGGTATTAAGAAAATTAAAATAATTCCTTCTGTTGCCGAAATCATCGACGGTCAAATTTCTTTAGCCGACTTAAAAGAATTGAAGGTTGAGTACTTGCTTCAAAGGGAGCCTGTTTTTTTAGACCTTTCTTTAATTGAAAATTTTATAAAAAATAAAAAAATTTTAATTACCGGAGCTGCCGGTTCCATTGGTTCTGAATTATCTAGGCAGATTGCAAAATTTAATCCCGCATTGATTATTTTGCTTGATCAGGACGAAACAGGTATTTTTAATATTTCAGAACAATTAAGAGGTAAGTTTCCTAGCCTTAATTTTTCAGCTGAAATTGCCGATATTCAAGATAATGATAAAATTGATTATCTTTTCAAAAAATTTCAACCTCAGGTTTTATTTCACGCTGCTGCTTACAAGCACGTTCATTTGATGGAGGAACATCCGGACGAAGCAGTTAAAAATAATATTTTTGGAACAAAGACAGTTGCAGAGGCGGCAATGAAGTATGGATTGGAAAAATTTATTTTTATATCCAGCGATAAGGCCGTAAAACCTTCTTCTGTGATGGGCGCCACCAAAAGAATAGGGGAAATGGTTTGCCAATTTTTAAACAAAAAAGGCGTTACTAAATTTATATCAGTAAGATTTGGCAACGTTTTAGATAGCAGGGGAAGCGTTATTCCTATTTTTAAAGAACAGATTAAAAAGGGAGGGCCAATTGAAGTTACCCATCCGGAAATGAAGAGGTATTTCATGCTGATTTCAGAGGCTTGTCTTTTGGTAATGCAGGCGGCGGAAATGGGTCAAGGAGGAGAAGTATTTGTTTTAGACATGGGAAAACCGATTAAAATTTTAAACTTAGCCAAAGATTTAATTCGTTTGTCCGGCCTAGAACCCGACAAAGATATTCACATTGTTTTTACAAAACCTCGGCCTGGAGAAAAACTTTTTGAAGAAATTTTAACCGCCGAAGAAGGTGTTTTGGTAACTAAAAATCAGAATATTTTTAGCGCTAAACTTTCTGAAGTTAACGAAGAAAAATTAGAAAACAGCCTAAAGGAGCTGGAGGTTGCCGCAAAAGAAAGAAAAAAAGAAGCAGTCCTGGCAGTTTTTAAAAAATTGATTCCTTATTTCGAAAACCTTTAA